A DNA window from Haloactinospora alba contains the following coding sequences:
- a CDS encoding MarR family winged helix-turn-helix transcriptional regulator, translating into MGAEVDDVGDEELITAWGLLHEALRAVDPKLLRGVDPGGGDMSIPWFEVLIRLQRSPGHRLPMNQLARHASLSSGGFTKLADRLERKGYVKREACPDDRRVVYAQLTPAGLEVAEYARAKHVQLLREHVLGVLGSAEVRQFAELARTLRDRSAPE; encoded by the coding sequence ATGGGCGCGGAAGTGGATGACGTCGGGGATGAGGAGCTCATTACGGCCTGGGGGCTGTTGCACGAGGCGCTCCGGGCCGTCGACCCCAAGCTGTTGCGTGGTGTCGACCCCGGCGGGGGAGACATGTCTATACCGTGGTTCGAGGTGCTGATCCGGTTGCAGCGCTCACCGGGCCACCGGCTGCCGATGAACCAGCTCGCCCGACACGCCAGCCTGAGCAGCGGCGGTTTCACCAAGCTGGCCGACCGGCTGGAGCGCAAGGGTTATGTGAAACGGGAGGCGTGTCCCGACGACCGGCGCGTGGTCTACGCGCAGCTCACCCCCGCCGGCCTGGAAGTAGCGGAGTACGCTCGCGCCAAGCACGTCCAGCTCCTGCGCGAACACGTGCTCGGCGTCCTGGGGAGCGCGGAGGTGCGCCAGTTCGCCGAACTGGCGCGTACCCTGCGCGACCGTTCCGCACCGGAGTAG
- a CDS encoding argininosuccinate synthase, with amino-acid sequence MTERVVLAYSGGLDTSVAIGWIAEETGAEVVAVAIDCGQGGEDLDTVRQRALECGAAEAVVADAKEEFASEYCIPAIQANALYMDRYPLVSALSRPLIVKHLADAARYHNATMVAHGCTGKGNDQVRFEAGLAALHPELKVVAPVRDSGLTRDKAIAFAEEKGLPIDVSKKSPYSIDQNLFGRAVETGFLEDIWNAPVEDVYAYSADPSEPRQPDELVVTFTAGVPTAIDGRELSPLQVIDEMNRRAGAQGVGRIDMVEDRLVGIKSREVYEAPGAMALIAAHQELENVTVERDLARFKRGVDQRWGELVYDGLWFSPLKSALDGFVTDANRHVTGDIRVVLHGGRAVVTGRRSEASLYDYELATYDTGDTYDQTMARGFIDVWSMPAKIASLRDQKQA; translated from the coding sequence ATGACCGAACGAGTCGTACTCGCGTACTCGGGAGGACTGGACACCTCTGTCGCCATCGGCTGGATCGCCGAGGAGACCGGAGCCGAGGTGGTGGCCGTCGCCATCGACTGCGGCCAGGGCGGCGAGGACCTCGACACGGTCCGGCAGCGCGCGCTCGAGTGCGGAGCTGCCGAAGCGGTGGTCGCCGACGCCAAGGAGGAGTTCGCCAGTGAGTACTGCATTCCCGCCATCCAGGCCAACGCCCTCTACATGGACCGCTACCCGCTGGTCTCCGCCCTCTCCCGGCCGCTGATCGTCAAGCACCTGGCCGACGCGGCCCGGTACCACAACGCGACGATGGTGGCACACGGCTGCACCGGCAAGGGCAACGACCAGGTGCGCTTCGAAGCCGGCCTCGCGGCCCTCCACCCCGAGCTGAAAGTGGTCGCTCCGGTCCGCGACTCCGGACTCACCCGCGACAAGGCCATCGCCTTCGCGGAGGAGAAGGGGCTGCCCATCGACGTTTCCAAGAAGTCCCCGTACTCCATCGACCAGAACCTTTTCGGACGCGCCGTGGAGACCGGTTTCCTGGAGGACATCTGGAACGCACCGGTCGAGGACGTGTACGCGTACAGCGCCGACCCTTCCGAACCGCGTCAGCCGGACGAGCTCGTGGTGACCTTCACCGCCGGTGTGCCCACTGCGATCGATGGCCGGGAGCTGAGCCCGCTGCAGGTCATCGACGAGATGAACCGCAGGGCGGGCGCCCAGGGCGTGGGACGGATCGACATGGTCGAGGACCGCCTGGTGGGGATCAAGAGCCGCGAGGTCTACGAGGCGCCCGGCGCGATGGCACTGATCGCGGCGCACCAGGAACTGGAGAACGTGACGGTCGAGCGCGACCTCGCCCGTTTCAAACGGGGAGTCGACCAGCGCTGGGGTGAGCTGGTGTACGACGGCCTGTGGTTCTCCCCTCTGAAGTCCGCCCTGGACGGCTTCGTCACCGATGCCAACCGGCACGTGACCGGTGACATCCGTGTCGTGCTGCACGGCGGGCGCGCGGTGGTGACCGGCCGGCGCAGCGAGGCCTCCCTGTACGACTACGAGCTGGCTACCTACGACACGGGCGACACCTACGACCAGACCATGGCGCGCGGCTTCATCGACGTCTGGAGCATGCCCGCGAAAATCGCGAGTCTGCGTGACCAGAAGCAGGCGTGA
- the argJ gene encoding bifunctional glutamate N-acetyltransferase/amino-acid acetyltransferase ArgJ has translation MSVTAPRGFRAAGVNAGLKPSGARDVAVVINDGPARSAAAVFTRNRVKAAPVLWSQQVAEGGRARAVILNAGSANACTGPSGFADTHTTAEHVGAALSDSPGEVLVCSTGLIGERIDMPALLSGADAAIAAAGRDGGLDAADAIRTTDTVAKISFRRGEDYTVGGMAKGAGMLAPALATMLSVITTDADLTPEQCDRLLRRAVGRTFDRVDSDGCLSTNDTVALLASGASGAVADEAEFERLLTGVCDDLARQLVADAEGASKTIAVEAIGAADEDDALAAARAVARSNLFKCAMHGEDPNWGRVLAAVGTTDAAFEPDGVNVAINGVWVCRRGSVGDDRSKVDLRPRDVTVTVDLSAGNAAATVRTTDLTADYVHENSAYST, from the coding sequence TTGAGTGTCACCGCTCCCCGCGGATTCAGAGCCGCGGGCGTCAACGCTGGTCTGAAACCCAGTGGCGCTCGGGATGTTGCCGTCGTCATCAACGACGGACCCGCGCGCTCGGCGGCGGCTGTCTTCACCCGCAACCGGGTGAAGGCGGCACCCGTCCTGTGGTCCCAGCAGGTCGCCGAGGGGGGGCGGGCCCGCGCCGTCATCCTCAACGCGGGAAGCGCCAACGCGTGCACGGGTCCGTCCGGGTTCGCCGACACCCACACCACGGCCGAGCATGTCGGGGCGGCACTGTCCGACTCCCCGGGGGAGGTGCTGGTCTGCTCCACCGGCCTGATCGGGGAACGGATCGACATGCCCGCCCTGCTCTCCGGAGCGGACGCCGCGATCGCGGCCGCGGGACGTGACGGGGGGTTGGACGCCGCTGACGCCATCCGTACCACGGACACCGTCGCCAAGATCTCGTTCCGCCGGGGCGAGGACTACACCGTGGGCGGAATGGCCAAAGGGGCCGGCATGCTCGCTCCGGCACTGGCGACGATGCTCTCGGTGATCACCACGGACGCCGACCTCACCCCCGAGCAGTGCGACCGCCTGTTGCGCCGGGCGGTTGGGCGCACCTTCGACCGGGTCGACTCGGACGGGTGCTTGTCCACCAACGACACCGTGGCGCTCCTGGCGAGCGGAGCCTCCGGGGCCGTTGCCGACGAGGCCGAGTTCGAGCGGCTACTGACCGGGGTTTGCGACGATCTCGCGCGTCAGCTCGTCGCGGATGCCGAGGGAGCGTCGAAGACCATAGCGGTGGAGGCGATCGGGGCCGCCGACGAGGACGACGCTCTGGCGGCGGCCCGGGCGGTAGCCCGCAGCAACCTGTTCAAGTGCGCCATGCACGGTGAGGACCCCAACTGGGGGAGGGTGCTGGCTGCCGTGGGTACGACGGACGCCGCTTTCGAGCCGGACGGTGTCAACGTCGCCATCAACGGTGTGTGGGTCTGCCGACGGGGATCCGTGGGTGACGACCGTTCCAAGGTGGATCTCCGGCCTCGGGACGTCACCGTGACCGTTGACCTCAGCGCTGGAAACGCTGCCGCCACGGTGCGGACGACCGACCTTACCGCCGACTACGTCCACGAGAACTCCGCCTACAGTACGTGA
- a CDS encoding arginine repressor, translating to MSADDATPMTKAARHARISELVTRHDIRSQSELARLLADSGVHVTQATLSRDLDELGAVKLRTVDGSLTYALPGEGGERLQRAGSEALDLAHVSNARLTRLAEDLLVSAEASANMVIVRTPPGAAQYLASAIDHTDFHAILGTIAGDDTILVISRAAEGGEELATALLNLANRRP from the coding sequence ATGAGCGCTGACGACGCCACGCCGATGACGAAAGCCGCGCGCCATGCCCGGATCAGTGAGCTGGTAACCAGACACGACATCCGTTCGCAGAGCGAGCTGGCACGGTTGCTGGCCGACAGCGGAGTGCACGTGACGCAGGCCACACTCTCCCGTGACCTGGACGAACTCGGCGCGGTCAAGCTACGCACCGTCGACGGCAGCCTGACCTACGCGTTGCCGGGGGAAGGCGGCGAACGGCTGCAGCGTGCCGGTTCGGAGGCACTCGACCTGGCACACGTGTCCAACGCGCGACTGACCCGTCTCGCCGAGGACCTGCTCGTCTCGGCGGAAGCGTCAGCGAACATGGTCATCGTCCGTACTCCACCGGGAGCGGCGCAGTACCTGGCGTCAGCGATCGACCACACCGACTTCCACGCCATCCTCGGAACCATCGCCGGGGACGACACGATCCTGGTGATCTCCCGCGCCGCCGAAGGCGGGGAGGAACTCGCGACGGCACTGCTCAACCTGGCCAACCGCCGTCCGTAA
- a CDS encoding aminotransferase family protein — protein sequence MNAVSQKPKFVVSRAEGVWLWDEHGDRYLDGTASLWYCHVGHGRSEIADAVHQQLTTLDAYAVYGDFANTPALRLSERLASHAPMDNPRTILTCGGGEAIETAAKLARKYWSVSGKPEKTHVISRAGGYHGLHGFGTSIIGMERFRSGYGEIVADTSVVPYDSVRALEDEILRVGPERTAAFFAEPVIGSGGVYAPPEGYFAAVAELCRRYGVLFVVDSVICGFGRLGDWFGIERFGVRPDMIVFAKGVSSGYLPLGGVITSGEVAEPFWERSGNPFIHGTTYAGHPSCSAAALANLDILEREDLFGAAEEVESQLDAAVRMLAEHPLVREVRSGTGAMAAVELTGEALYERGVTTADVFAEARSRGVIVRAIPRSLLVSPPLTVTWEHIDHLVSTLRAALDAVEERHPR from the coding sequence ATGAACGCCGTGTCCCAGAAGCCCAAGTTCGTGGTCTCCCGGGCGGAGGGTGTGTGGCTGTGGGACGAGCACGGTGACCGGTACCTGGACGGTACCGCGAGCCTGTGGTACTGCCATGTCGGACACGGCCGCTCCGAGATCGCTGACGCGGTCCACCAACAGCTCACCACGCTCGACGCCTACGCCGTCTACGGTGATTTCGCCAACACTCCCGCGTTGCGACTGAGCGAGCGGTTGGCTTCCCACGCCCCGATGGATAACCCGCGCACCATTCTGACGTGCGGCGGAGGAGAGGCCATCGAGACCGCCGCGAAGCTTGCTCGGAAATACTGGTCAGTTTCCGGGAAACCGGAAAAGACGCACGTGATTAGCCGTGCGGGGGGATATCACGGGCTGCACGGGTTCGGTACCAGTATTATCGGAATGGAGCGTTTCCGCAGCGGTTACGGGGAGATCGTCGCGGACACATCCGTGGTTCCCTACGATTCCGTTCGTGCGTTGGAAGACGAGATTCTTCGCGTCGGTCCGGAAAGGACCGCGGCGTTCTTCGCTGAACCGGTGATCGGTTCGGGCGGGGTGTACGCTCCCCCGGAGGGGTACTTCGCCGCCGTGGCCGAGCTGTGCCGACGTTACGGTGTGCTGTTCGTGGTGGACAGCGTGATCTGCGGTTTCGGGCGGTTGGGAGACTGGTTCGGAATCGAGCGCTTCGGGGTGCGGCCGGACATGATCGTGTTCGCGAAGGGGGTTTCCAGTGGTTACCTTCCCCTCGGTGGGGTGATCACCAGCGGGGAGGTGGCGGAGCCCTTCTGGGAACGGTCCGGAAACCCCTTTATCCACGGCACGACGTACGCGGGCCACCCCTCATGCTCCGCCGCCGCTCTGGCGAACCTGGACATTCTGGAACGTGAGGACCTGTTCGGTGCTGCTGAGGAGGTCGAGTCCCAGCTTGATGCCGCGGTGCGCATGCTCGCCGAGCACCCCCTGGTGCGTGAGGTGCGCTCCGGGACCGGCGCCATGGCGGCGGTCGAACTGACCGGTGAAGCGTTGTACGAGCGTGGTGTCACGACTGCTGACGTGTTCGCCGAAGCCCGCTCCCGCGGTGTGATCGTGCGCGCCATCCCCCGTTCGCTGCTGGTGTCTCCTCCGCTGACCGTTACCTGGGAACACATCGATCACCTCGTGTCCACGCTTCGTGCCGCGCTGGACGCTGTGGAGGAGCGGCACCCCCGGTGA
- a CDS encoding acetylornithine transaminase, whose product MSATAELRERFRSALMPTYGTPPVAIARGDGCRVTDVDGNHYLDLIAGIAVSALGHAHPALVRAVRDQVAAVAHTSNLFVHEPGVELAERLIRLVRDPGAGVTGAAPDTDVRVFFGNSGSEANEAALKLVRLAAGPSRDYVVSTESGFHGRTSGALAVTGKPAIRDKFGPFTTDVRFVPYGDPAALRAAVDDSCAAVFVEPTQGEAGVVQPPSGYLHAVREVCDNSGAAFVLDEVQSGVGRTGHWFAHQADGGAVPDILTLAKGLGGGLPIGACLGFGDYATAFAKGDHGTTFGGNPVAASAALAVLDTIESEGLLANAAETGALLAERVAAVDDPLLAGIHGTGLWRGIRLTRPVAADVQEHAAAHGFLVNAVTPDTLRIAPPLTISAEEILEFTEALPSILAESRPQEEGTAP is encoded by the coding sequence ATGAGTGCCACCGCGGAACTGCGCGAGCGTTTCCGCTCCGCCCTCATGCCCACCTACGGAACACCGCCGGTGGCCATCGCGCGGGGGGACGGGTGCCGGGTCACCGACGTGGACGGTAACCACTACCTTGACCTCATCGCTGGTATCGCCGTCTCCGCCCTGGGGCACGCTCATCCGGCACTCGTGCGGGCGGTGCGCGACCAAGTGGCCGCCGTGGCCCACACCAGCAACCTGTTCGTGCACGAACCGGGCGTGGAGCTCGCCGAGCGCCTGATCCGGCTGGTGCGCGATCCCGGAGCGGGGGTGACGGGCGCGGCACCGGACACCGACGTCCGTGTCTTCTTCGGTAACTCCGGTTCCGAGGCGAACGAGGCCGCGCTGAAACTCGTGCGACTGGCGGCCGGCCCCTCACGCGACTACGTGGTCTCCACCGAGTCGGGATTCCACGGCCGGACCTCCGGTGCGCTGGCCGTTACCGGGAAACCCGCGATCCGCGACAAGTTCGGGCCGTTCACCACCGACGTGCGGTTCGTTCCCTACGGAGACCCCGCGGCCCTGCGCGCTGCCGTCGACGATTCCTGCGCGGCCGTGTTCGTGGAGCCCACCCAGGGGGAGGCCGGAGTGGTGCAACCGCCCTCCGGCTACCTGCACGCGGTACGCGAGGTCTGTGACAACAGCGGCGCGGCGTTCGTACTCGACGAGGTGCAGAGCGGCGTCGGTCGTACCGGACACTGGTTCGCTCACCAGGCGGACGGCGGCGCGGTACCCGACATCCTGACTCTCGCCAAGGGGCTGGGAGGCGGACTGCCGATCGGGGCCTGCCTCGGTTTCGGGGACTACGCCACGGCGTTCGCGAAAGGCGACCACGGGACCACGTTCGGCGGGAACCCCGTCGCCGCCTCGGCCGCCCTGGCGGTGTTGGACACCATCGAGTCCGAAGGGCTGCTCGCCAACGCCGCGGAAACCGGCGCGCTGCTCGCGGAGCGGGTCGCGGCGGTGGACGATCCGCTCCTCGCAGGAATCCACGGAACAGGGCTGTGGCGCGGCATACGGCTCACACGCCCGGTGGCCGCCGACGTGCAGGAACACGCGGCAGCACACGGATTCCTGGTCAACGCGGTCACGCCCGACACTCTCAGGATCGCGCCACCGTTGACGATCTCCGCTGAGGAAATCCTCGAGTTCACCGAAGCGCTGCCGTCGATCCTGGCGGAAAGCAGACCGCAAGAGGAAGGGACCGCCCCATGA
- the argB gene encoding acetylglutamate kinase: MNTRGQAIDKASTLIEALPWLSRFHGRTVVIKFGGNAMTDPELCARFAENIVFLLYAGIRPVVVHGGGPQIQEHLDRLGIQSSFAAGLRVTTPEVMDVVRLVLAGRVNPEIVGLINAHGPFAVGLSGEDAQLFTARRKPAVVDGSPVDIGLVGEVEDVNPSVVRTLLDDGRVPVVSSLARSHDGVYNVNADTAAAALASGLDAAKLIMLTDVEGLYADYPACTELISRLTADELEGMLPHLSSGMAPKMEACLRAVHGGVPQAHVLDGRTPDAMLLEVFTNEGVGTMVVAGTDGATTPAGDEGRDG, translated from the coding sequence ATGAACACCCGCGGCCAGGCGATCGACAAGGCCAGCACGCTGATTGAGGCTCTCCCGTGGCTGAGCCGGTTCCACGGTAGGACAGTGGTGATCAAGTTCGGCGGGAACGCGATGACCGACCCCGAGCTGTGCGCCCGCTTCGCCGAGAACATTGTTTTCCTGCTCTACGCGGGAATCCGGCCGGTGGTAGTACACGGGGGCGGCCCCCAGATCCAGGAGCACCTGGACCGCCTGGGGATACAGAGCAGCTTCGCCGCCGGCCTCCGCGTTACCACCCCCGAGGTCATGGACGTGGTCCGCCTGGTGCTGGCGGGACGCGTGAACCCGGAGATCGTCGGTCTGATCAATGCGCACGGACCGTTCGCCGTCGGCCTCTCGGGGGAGGACGCCCAACTGTTCACGGCCCGTCGCAAACCAGCGGTGGTGGACGGTTCCCCCGTCGATATCGGGCTTGTCGGCGAGGTGGAGGACGTGAACCCGAGCGTGGTGCGGACACTGCTGGATGACGGCCGTGTTCCGGTGGTCTCCAGTCTGGCCCGTTCCCACGACGGTGTGTACAACGTCAACGCCGACACCGCGGCAGCCGCCCTCGCGTCGGGACTGGACGCGGCCAAGCTCATCATGCTCACCGACGTGGAGGGACTCTACGCCGACTACCCGGCGTGCACGGAACTGATCAGCAGACTCACCGCCGATGAGCTGGAGGGGATGCTTCCCCACCTGTCCTCCGGCATGGCGCCGAAGATGGAAGCGTGCCTCCGCGCCGTCCACGGCGGGGTGCCGCAGGCACACGTCCTTGACGGGCGCACGCCGGACGCGATGCTGCTGGAAGTGTTCACCAACGAGGGGGTCGGGACGATGGTCGTCGCCGGGACGGACGGCGCCACCACCCCCGCGGGAGACGAGGGGAGAGACGGATGA
- the argF gene encoding ornithine carbamoyltransferase — translation MTVRHFLRDDDLTPAEQYRILETACSVKQDPHARRPLAGPRTVALIFDKPSTRTRVSFEVGVADLGGHPLVLDTRASQMGRGEPLTDTARVLERHVSAIAWRTFEQQRLETMASASGVPVINALSDLFHPCQILADLQTVRERMGGTAGRTLTYLGDGSNNMAHSYLLGGATAGMHVRVAAPSAYQPLPEVVEQAAEIASATSGSVSTSTDPEAAARDADILATDVWTSMGQEDEAEQRVSPFLPYALDEGKLAVASRDAIVLHCLPAHRGEEISAGVIDGPHSAVWDQAENRRHAQKALLAFLLEENAEGGNPPGGEHER, via the coding sequence ATGACAGTCCGGCATTTCCTGCGGGACGACGACCTCACCCCCGCCGAGCAGTACCGGATCCTGGAAACCGCGTGTTCCGTCAAACAGGACCCCCACGCGCGTCGCCCACTCGCGGGCCCCCGCACAGTGGCGCTCATATTCGACAAACCCTCCACGCGTACCCGGGTCTCGTTCGAGGTGGGGGTGGCCGACCTCGGTGGCCATCCCCTCGTGCTCGACACACGCGCCAGTCAGATGGGACGGGGCGAGCCCCTCACCGACACCGCGCGGGTCCTGGAACGCCATGTCTCCGCCATCGCCTGGCGGACCTTCGAACAGCAGCGCCTGGAGACCATGGCCTCGGCGAGTGGCGTTCCCGTCATCAACGCGCTGAGCGACCTGTTCCACCCGTGCCAGATCCTCGCCGACCTGCAGACGGTACGTGAGCGTATGGGAGGAACCGCCGGCCGCACCCTCACCTACCTTGGTGACGGCTCCAACAACATGGCGCACTCCTATCTTCTCGGCGGAGCGACGGCCGGGATGCACGTCCGTGTCGCCGCGCCTTCCGCCTACCAGCCGCTTCCCGAGGTAGTGGAACAGGCCGCGGAGATCGCGTCGGCCACGTCGGGGTCCGTCAGCACCAGCACCGACCCCGAGGCCGCCGCGCGCGACGCCGACATCCTGGCGACCGACGTGTGGACCTCCATGGGGCAGGAGGACGAGGCGGAGCAACGTGTCTCCCCGTTCCTCCCGTACGCCCTGGACGAGGGGAAACTCGCCGTCGCCTCCCGCGACGCGATCGTGTTGCACTGCCTGCCCGCCCACCGGGGCGAGGAGATCTCTGCCGGGGTCATCGACGGGCCGCACAGCGCCGTGTGGGACCAGGCGGAGAACCGCCGGCACGCGCAGAAGGCTCTGCTGGCGTTCCTCCTGGAGGAGAACGCGGAGGGGGGAAACCCGCCGGGAGGAGAGCATGAGCGCTGA
- the argH gene encoding argininosuccinate lyase, producing the protein MSDEHGTQTTRLWGGRFSGGPSDALAQLSLSTHVDWRLARHDIAGSRAHARVLYASGLLTGEELETALAGLDRLEADVESGAFTPVLEDEDVHTALERGFIERVGPELGGRLRAGRSRNDQIATLIRMYLREQSRAIAGELLDLATALADQAEANIDVVLPGRTHLQHAQPVLLAHHLMAHAWPLVRDVQRLRDWDQRAAVSAYGSGALAGSSLGLDPESVAAELGFTEAAENSIDGTSARDTVAEFGFVSAMAGVDLSRLAEEVILWATAEFSFVTLDDAFSTGSSIMPQKKNPDIAELARGKSGRLIGDLSGLLATLKGLPLAYNRDLQEDKEPVFDAVDTLRLLLPAMTGMVATLTVHGERMAELAPRGYTLATDVAEWLVRQGVPFREAHEIAGACVRTCEKRGVDLNELSDDELAAVSAHLTPDVRQVLTVAGSLESRASKGGTAPVRVREQLGRLRDEIARHRAYSSV; encoded by the coding sequence GTGAGTGACGAGCACGGTACCCAGACCACCCGCCTGTGGGGCGGACGGTTCTCCGGCGGACCCTCCGACGCGCTGGCGCAGCTCTCGTTAAGTACCCACGTTGACTGGCGGCTGGCCCGCCACGACATCGCCGGTTCGCGTGCTCATGCCCGAGTGCTGTACGCCAGCGGGTTACTCACGGGGGAGGAACTGGAGACAGCACTAGCGGGACTGGACCGGCTCGAGGCCGACGTGGAGTCGGGAGCGTTCACGCCGGTCCTCGAGGACGAGGACGTCCACACCGCCTTGGAGCGCGGGTTCATCGAACGTGTCGGACCGGAACTGGGCGGGCGGCTGCGTGCGGGGCGTTCGCGCAACGACCAGATCGCCACGCTCATCCGTATGTACCTACGTGAGCAGTCCCGCGCCATCGCCGGGGAGCTGTTGGACCTGGCGACGGCCCTGGCCGATCAGGCCGAAGCCAACATCGACGTCGTACTTCCGGGACGTACCCATCTCCAACACGCGCAGCCCGTGCTGCTCGCCCACCACCTCATGGCACACGCGTGGCCGCTCGTCCGCGACGTGCAACGGCTGCGCGACTGGGACCAGCGCGCAGCCGTGTCGGCCTACGGTTCGGGGGCGCTGGCCGGATCCTCACTGGGGCTCGACCCCGAGTCGGTAGCGGCGGAGCTCGGGTTCACCGAGGCCGCGGAGAACTCGATCGACGGCACCTCGGCGCGGGACACCGTCGCGGAGTTCGGGTTCGTCTCCGCGATGGCCGGTGTGGACCTCTCCCGCCTCGCGGAGGAGGTCATCCTGTGGGCAACGGCGGAGTTCTCGTTCGTCACCCTTGACGACGCCTTCTCCACCGGATCGTCGATCATGCCGCAGAAGAAGAACCCGGACATCGCCGAACTGGCGCGTGGGAAGAGCGGGCGCCTCATCGGTGACCTCTCGGGCCTGCTCGCCACGCTCAAGGGGCTTCCACTGGCATACAACCGGGACCTGCAGGAGGACAAGGAACCCGTGTTCGACGCGGTGGACACGTTGCGCTTGTTGCTTCCCGCGATGACGGGCATGGTAGCGACGCTCACGGTCCACGGCGAACGGATGGCGGAGCTTGCGCCGCGCGGTTACACGCTCGCCACGGATGTCGCGGAGTGGCTGGTTCGTCAGGGGGTGCCGTTCCGCGAGGCGCACGAGATCGCGGGTGCCTGCGTTCGGACGTGCGAGAAGCGCGGTGTTGACCTGAACGAGCTCAGCGACGACGAGCTCGCAGCGGTGTCCGCGCATCTCACGCCCGACGTCCGGCAGGTGCTGACAGTGGCCGGATCGCTGGAGTCCCGCGCGAGCAAGGGGGGGACAGCGCCGGTCCGGGTCAGGGAACAGCTCGGTCGGCTGCGTGACGAGATCGCGCGGCACCGCGCGTACTCCTCCGTCTAG
- the argC gene encoding N-acetyl-gamma-glutamyl-phosphate reductase: MGYTAAVAGASGYAGGELLRILNGHPDIDIGTVTAGGSAGSALGQHQPHLTPLADRVIAETTARNLAQHDIVFLALPQGQSAALAEELDGDTLVVDCGADFRLSNPQEWETYYGTPHAGTWPYGLPELPGARAQLGDTRRIAVPGCHVTAVTLALFPGLAEGILEPEDIVAVGVTGTSGAGKSPKPHLLGSETMGSAAPYGVGGTHRHNPEIRQNLTTAAGQPVSLSFTPVLAPMPRGILATCTARFRPEATPSQLRSAYQRHYSDESFVHLLPEGTWPATAMTVGANTAAVQVTVDTSAERAVAVAALDNLTKGTAGAAVQSANLALGLPETTGLPAVGVAP; this comes from the coding sequence ATGGGTTATACAGCAGCGGTGGCCGGAGCCAGCGGCTATGCGGGCGGAGAGCTGCTGCGCATCCTGAACGGCCATCCCGACATCGACATCGGAACGGTCACGGCGGGAGGCAGCGCCGGAAGCGCGCTGGGACAACACCAACCGCACCTGACTCCGCTCGCCGACCGGGTGATCGCCGAAACGACAGCACGGAACCTGGCACAACACGACATCGTGTTCCTCGCTCTGCCCCAGGGGCAGTCCGCGGCCCTCGCCGAGGAACTCGACGGGGACACTCTGGTCGTCGACTGCGGAGCCGACTTCCGGTTGTCCAATCCCCAGGAGTGGGAAACGTACTACGGGACACCGCACGCCGGAACGTGGCCCTACGGTCTTCCCGAACTGCCGGGGGCCCGCGCGCAGCTGGGGGACACCAGACGGATAGCGGTCCCCGGCTGCCACGTGACAGCCGTGACGCTCGCGCTGTTTCCCGGCCTCGCCGAGGGGATCCTGGAACCGGAGGACATCGTCGCCGTCGGGGTGACCGGGACCTCGGGAGCGGGGAAATCCCCCAAACCCCACCTGCTCGGCAGTGAGACCATGGGGTCGGCCGCTCCGTACGGAGTGGGCGGTACCCACCGCCACAACCCCGAGATCCGGCAGAACCTCACCACGGCCGCGGGCCAACCGGTCTCCCTGTCGTTCACCCCCGTCCTGGCCCCGATGCCGCGCGGCATCCTTGCCACCTGCACCGCCCGGTTCCGCCCCGAAGCGACCCCGTCGCAGCTCAGGTCCGCCTACCAGCGCCACTACTCGGACGAGTCGTTCGTGCACCTGCTCCCCGAGGGGACATGGCCGGCGACAGCCATGACAGTGGGTGCCAACACCGCAGCTGTCCAGGTCACGGTAGACACGTCGGCCGAACGTGCCGTTGCCGTCGCCGCTCTGGACAACCTGACGAAAGGCACCGCGGGAGCTGCCGTGCAAAGCGCGAACCTCGCGCTCGGCCTTCCCGAGACCACGGGCCTGCCCGCGGTCGGCGTCGCTCCCTAG